The Thermanaerothrix sp. genomic interval TGTCGATTAAATATGAAGACCCCTCAGGATCAACGGAGATAACAGATAATGCAGTCTCGGTAGGAGCCTTTTTTGATGCTACCTATGTCCAGTTGAGTGTGGGGTACGCTTTTACAGTAGCAAAATCAAAAGCTACAATAACATCGGGAGGAATTACTGTTGGAGCAGAGGGGGAAGTGCAAGCGAATTGGATGGATATCCAGGTCCTTGGGAAATATCCCTTCAAAGTAGTAGAAAATATCCAGGTTTTCCCTCTCGTGGGGATCGAATATTGGTATGCCCTTTCTAGGAAAACCAGTAGTGGTACTACGCCCGAAGATTCTTTAAAATACCTGCGGGATTGGTATCTCCTTTTTGGTGCCGGGGTGGATATAGGGGTAGCAAAGAATATTTATATTCGGCCCAGTGTTCTTTATGGTATTAACCTTACTGCGAAGGACGAGAATATCCCCAGTGATTGGAAAGCGAGCGGTTCTACCCTAAAAGTGAATTTAGCTTTTGGGTATACGTTATAAATACCCCTTACGGAGAAAAGGTTTTTCTAATACTGTGAAGATGTCTCCATCGGCGTAAAAGAAAAGAGATCATTTTTTAATAAACTTTAAAAAAGGGTTTCTATCTCATAAAGTTTTTAGAGCCCCGCCGCCTTCTGAAGAAGGGTGTGGGGCTCTTCTTTTTAAGGATTGATTCATCGAGTAAGAGAAAAGCGGGACCCTTTGAGAGAAAAACTCGGTGAGATAAGGGTAAACCTAGGCGGCGAGGGAAAGGGCCTTTTC includes:
- a CDS encoding autotransporter outer membrane beta-barrel domain-containing protein, which produces MKRSVMVVVGLVLGGLLFAQEVKMSVGLTGGFSPVSIKYEDPSGSTEITDNAVSVGAFFDATYVQLSVGYAFTVAKSKATITSGGITVGAEGEVQANWMDIQVLGKYPFKVVENIQVFPLVGIEYWYALSRKTSSGTTPEDSLKYLRDWYLLFGAGVDIGVAKNIYIRPSVLYGINLTAKDENIPSDWKASGSTLKVNLAFGYTL